A window from Candidatus Dadabacteria bacterium encodes these proteins:
- a CDS encoding ATP-binding protein, whose product MKQRRIYNPAQLSPEELKASFVARQETLTEMLRLLDEQKTDRPCQHMLLVGSRGMGKTTLGLRFLQAVRETPDLAEAWQPVAFHEESYQVTDLADFWLTALHHLTRATRDSRWEDKAEALSADEKDPQRLAAYALSVLIDFSRGSGKRLILFVENLDIVFSQLGDEREVHALRASLIEHPEILLIGSANAVFEAIRHRGEPFYEFFRVFLLEGLGCEEYLQIFRALAEREGKTEVTETLSRERGRIETMRRLTGGNPRLLVLTYGILVESPLGSAFKDLEQLIDEQTPYFKSRIEELPTQSRKVFHCLAEGWSPMLAKEVSAAARLSSSHTSAQLKQLVDKGYAREARPEREKRIRYEVADRFYNIYFLLRFSRRGYRRLKLLVDFLNDLFGPVPMRSMYLATLEKLSSGVSKDEEAPELLGALIPYAANDSGFTEREDWLNNAFNLIINSIGTNGANVSAFGEIVRDISRQYQLDLDCFSDKVCRGIELLQSERFVEAETECRETIRQEPENLFARFLLGFALGGRKHFEDALDAFRHVTEAVSPDDAAQLRIYALGALIAEAGILFTLENSGDASNVIGKIPELVNQDDPHPLRYAATEWLRLLGEFFSEKDHHEEALATWRQASQYVRPDDPEWLRLALIKTLAEKGNVLVAQKRYDEVVSILESFTQYVRTDDSATLRYGASLALFALDTAYLELGRFEDWITSHGRFSEYIYMKDPVDTRQKFAKLLATRSNIANLLGCYDNSESGCKKAAELDPECGEAWRVRAEAILRSDDVARLEEAKRYACRAAELMPEEPAAFHTVSDVLARCGNWMAALEKLDRALSVAVGQRYWNTHDLTESLINLTAAGWSQQVMQIMESHPALTETMEPLWHAVRAETGEELESLPAEITQAVIDIRKRFSEKKKMLPKTTPLSI is encoded by the coding sequence ATGAAGCAAAGACGTATCTACAACCCGGCCCAACTCTCCCCGGAAGAACTCAAGGCTTCCTTCGTCGCCCGTCAGGAGACCCTCACTGAGATGCTTCGCCTCCTGGACGAGCAGAAAACCGACCGACCGTGCCAGCACATGCTGCTTGTCGGTTCGCGGGGGATGGGCAAAACCACCCTCGGTCTGCGGTTTCTCCAAGCGGTACGCGAAACGCCCGATCTTGCAGAAGCATGGCAGCCCGTGGCGTTTCACGAGGAAAGCTATCAGGTGACCGACCTGGCGGATTTCTGGCTTACGGCCCTGCATCACCTGACCCGCGCCACTCGGGATTCCCGATGGGAGGACAAGGCAGAAGCGCTTTCGGCCGACGAGAAGGATCCGCAGCGCCTTGCCGCGTACGCGCTCTCGGTTCTTATTGATTTCTCCCGAGGAAGCGGAAAGAGGCTGATTCTGTTTGTCGAAAATCTTGACATCGTTTTCTCACAACTGGGTGATGAGCGCGAAGTCCACGCTTTGCGGGCTTCGTTGATCGAACATCCGGAGATACTGCTGATCGGTTCCGCAAACGCCGTCTTCGAGGCCATACGGCACCGCGGCGAACCGTTTTACGAGTTTTTCCGGGTTTTTCTTCTAGAAGGTCTTGGGTGCGAAGAGTATCTTCAGATCTTCCGAGCCCTCGCGGAACGTGAAGGCAAAACTGAGGTCACCGAGACACTGAGCCGCGAACGCGGGCGAATCGAGACCATGCGCCGCCTGACCGGAGGAAACCCGCGGCTGCTGGTGCTGACCTACGGAATTCTGGTTGAGTCGCCGCTCGGTTCCGCGTTCAAGGACTTGGAACAGCTAATCGACGAACAGACTCCGTACTTCAAGTCCCGCATTGAGGAGCTGCCGACACAGTCCCGAAAGGTGTTTCATTGCCTTGCGGAGGGATGGAGTCCCATGCTCGCGAAGGAAGTATCCGCCGCGGCCAGGCTTTCCTCATCTCACACAAGCGCCCAGCTCAAGCAGCTGGTGGACAAGGGATACGCCAGGGAAGCGCGGCCAGAGAGGGAAAAGCGTATCCGGTACGAGGTTGCCGACCGGTTCTACAACATCTACTTCCTGCTGCGTTTCTCGCGGCGGGGATATCGACGCCTGAAGCTGCTGGTAGACTTCCTCAACGATCTGTTCGGCCCGGTTCCGATGCGGTCGATGTATCTGGCGACTCTTGAGAAGTTAAGCAGCGGGGTCTCTAAGGATGAAGAGGCGCCTGAACTGCTTGGAGCCCTGATCCCCTATGCGGCGAACGACAGTGGTTTCACGGAACGCGAAGACTGGCTGAACAATGCCTTTAACCTGATAATCAATTCTATCGGCACGAACGGCGCGAACGTGTCAGCATTTGGCGAAATAGTGCGGGATATCTCCCGGCAGTACCAGTTAGATTTGGATTGTTTTTCGGATAAGGTCTGTCGCGGCATCGAGCTACTCCAGTCTGAGCGCTTCGTGGAGGCGGAAACCGAGTGCAGAGAGACAATCAGGCAAGAACCGGAGAATCTTTTTGCTCGGTTTCTTCTTGGTTTCGCCTTAGGAGGAAGAAAGCATTTTGAGGATGCCCTCGATGCGTTCAGGCATGTAACCGAGGCTGTCAGTCCCGATGATGCCGCACAGTTGCGGATTTACGCACTTGGAGCTCTGATTGCAGAGGCCGGAATTCTTTTCACTCTGGAAAATTCTGGCGATGCCTCAAACGTTATAGGGAAAATTCCGGAGCTTGTAAATCAGGACGACCCGCACCCTCTACGCTATGCAGCCACTGAATGGCTTCGGCTTCTTGGCGAATTTTTCTCGGAAAAGGATCATCACGAAGAAGCTCTCGCGACCTGGCGACAAGCTTCGCAATATGTCCGCCCGGACGATCCGGAATGGTTGCGCCTGGCGCTTATCAAGACGCTCGCCGAGAAAGGAAACGTCCTTGTCGCACAAAAGCGTTATGATGAAGTTGTCTCCATTTTGGAAAGCTTCACTCAATATGTTCGTACCGATGACTCGGCAACATTACGTTACGGTGCCAGTCTAGCGTTGTTTGCTCTGGACACCGCATATTTGGAACTGGGGCGGTTTGAAGACTGGATCACTTCCCACGGCCGGTTTTCAGAATATATTTATATGAAAGATCCGGTAGATACGCGTCAGAAATTCGCTAAGCTGCTGGCCACTAGGAGCAATATTGCCAACTTGCTGGGATGTTATGACAACTCGGAATCAGGTTGCAAAAAGGCAGCAGAACTCGACCCCGAGTGTGGCGAGGCCTGGCGCGTCAGGGCGGAGGCGATTCTCAGGAGTGACGACGTTGCGCGCCTGGAAGAAGCGAAACGCTACGCTTGCCGCGCGGCGGAACTGATGCCGGAGGAACCTGCCGCGTTTCATACGGTCTCCGATGTACTGGCCCGCTGCGGGAACTGGATGGCAGCTCTTGAAAAACTTGACCGAGCGCTTTCCGTCGCCGTCGGCCAACGATACTGGAACACGCATGATCTGACGGAATCCCTAATCAATCTCACGGCGGCCGGCTGGAGCCAACAGGTCATGCAGATAATGGAAAGCCATCCTGCCCTGACTGAAACCATGGAACCGCTCTGGCACGCGGTGCGGGCGGAAACGGGAGAGGAACTCGAATCCCTGCCCGCAGAGATCACCCAAGCCGTAATTGATATAAGGAAAAGGTTCTCGGAGAAAAAAAAGATGTTGCCGAAAACAACGCCGCTATCAATCTGA
- a CDS encoding MBL fold metallo-hydrolase: MPLPQFKRLKAPPSDVIEVSLIGPGYGESIVVHIGDGEWIIVDSCLEENSQSQSSAVAYLNKIGVDFAKQVSHVIATHWHDDHIGGLSEVVDCCEFADFCCAMALRGEEFLGFAAVYAETDPAPSARSTQEIIKILEILEQRGKKPKFLLTDTLIRKTEKNVKVFALSPSNERIASFLSRLAEKIPELGTTRTRMGDMRPNDISVALLIDLGDDAILLGADLEEMPGGGWSAIANDSQSIKNTKSSVYKVAHHGSKTGEFADIWENLLIPTPFAILTPFSRGRKPLPSKEDVKRIRERTTKAYSSARLTSTASTKRNNSVEKTIRRYGWGIRKAYPKQGHVRLRRCLKNSEPDWSVELFGNATHLKGVWSRR, translated from the coding sequence ATCCCGCTTCCTCAATTCAAAAGATTGAAAGCTCCTCCTTCCGATGTCATAGAAGTTTCATTGATCGGTCCCGGCTACGGAGAGTCAATTGTTGTTCACATCGGCGACGGTGAATGGATTATCGTTGATTCTTGCCTAGAGGAGAACAGTCAATCCCAGAGTTCGGCTGTCGCCTACTTGAACAAAATAGGGGTTGATTTCGCTAAACAAGTTTCCCATGTTATAGCTACCCATTGGCATGATGATCACATCGGTGGCCTATCCGAAGTGGTTGATTGTTGCGAGTTCGCAGATTTCTGCTGCGCAATGGCTCTTCGTGGAGAGGAGTTCCTCGGGTTTGCCGCGGTTTACGCAGAAACTGATCCCGCCCCTAGCGCGAGATCAACGCAAGAAATTATAAAAATTCTGGAGATTTTAGAGCAACGAGGAAAGAAACCAAAATTTTTGCTGACAGACACTCTGATTCGAAAAACCGAGAAGAATGTGAAGGTATTTGCACTTTCGCCGTCAAATGAACGCATTGCAAGTTTTTTGTCACGCTTGGCTGAGAAAATACCGGAATTAGGCACGACCAGAACAAGAATGGGAGACATGCGACCAAATGATATTTCAGTGGCTCTTTTAATTGATTTGGGTGACGACGCAATATTGCTGGGTGCGGATCTTGAGGAGATGCCTGGAGGAGGGTGGTCAGCTATTGCCAACGACTCTCAATCCATAAAAAATACAAAATCTTCCGTGTACAAGGTTGCACATCACGGTTCGAAAACTGGAGAATTTGCTGATATTTGGGAAAACTTGCTCATACCGACTCCATTTGCCATACTCACACCATTCAGTCGAGGTCGTAAGCCTCTCCCGAGCAAGGAAGATGTTAAACGTATACGGGAAAGAACAACTAAGGCCTATTCTTCCGCACGATTAACTTCAACTGCTTCAACCAAACGCAATAATTCGGTCGAAAAAACAATTCGTCGATATGGATGGGGAATTCGCAAAGCCTACCCAAAACAGGGTCATGTGCGATTGCGTCGCTGCCTTAAAAACTCAGAACCTGATTGGTCAGTTGAATTGTTCGGTAACGCCACTCATCTCAAGGGTGTTTGGAGTAGACGATAA